In a single window of the Phycisphaerales bacterium genome:
- a CDS encoding DnaJ domain-containing protein, with the protein MPTTKDPYEILGVSRTATPEEIKRAYRRLAKQHHPDHNPQNAAAAGERFKQIQAAYEVLGDPERRAQYDRFGAGGPAPDVRTWAQDGAHAGAEGMPFNFDSFGDLSSIFEQFFSRGSTSFRSGRRSTVRGADLEHTIEITLEEALRGTVRDVALSTGHAGSEPEHIRFKVPAGVTDGQRIRVRGKGQDGPSGRGDLLIRCRILPHAYLRREGHDLYLDLPLTFTEAALGTQIEIPTLAGRSVLKVPPGTSSGTRLRLRGAGVRDPHTGRTGDLYAVVKIHAPKALTERARELLHALEKELSERPREGPHWQN; encoded by the coding sequence ATGCCCACGACCAAGGATCCGTATGAAATTCTCGGCGTCAGTCGGACGGCGACCCCCGAGGAGATCAAGCGCGCCTATCGCCGCCTCGCCAAGCAACATCACCCGGATCACAACCCGCAGAATGCGGCTGCGGCCGGTGAGCGGTTCAAGCAGATACAGGCGGCTTACGAAGTGCTCGGTGACCCGGAGCGCCGCGCTCAGTATGATCGCTTCGGTGCCGGCGGGCCTGCGCCCGATGTTCGCACCTGGGCCCAGGACGGCGCGCATGCCGGCGCCGAGGGGATGCCGTTCAACTTCGATTCCTTTGGCGACCTGAGCAGTATTTTTGAGCAGTTCTTCAGTCGTGGGTCGACCAGCTTTCGCAGCGGCCGCCGCTCCACCGTACGCGGTGCGGACCTTGAGCACACCATTGAAATCACTCTTGAGGAGGCCCTGCGCGGCACCGTTCGCGATGTGGCGCTCAGCACCGGTCACGCCGGCAGCGAACCCGAGCACATCCGGTTCAAGGTGCCGGCAGGTGTGACCGACGGCCAGCGCATTCGAGTGCGCGGCAAAGGCCAGGACGGCCCCAGTGGTCGCGGCGATCTCCTGATTCGCTGCCGCATCCTTCCCCATGCCTATTTGCGCCGCGAAGGCCACGATCTGTACCTCGACCTGCCGTTGACATTCACCGAGGCCGCCCTCGGCACCCAGATTGAGATTCCGACACTGGCCGGCCGTTCAGTCCTCAAGGTTCCCCCAGGAACTTCCAGCGGCACACGCCTCCGACTGCGTGGTGCCGGGGTTCGTGATCCGCACACCGGCCGCACCGGTGATCTTTACGCCGTGGTGAAGATCCACGCGCCTAAGGCGCTCACGGAGCGGGCCCGCGAGTTGCTTCATGCGCTGGAGAAGGAACTTTCGGAGCGGCCGCGTGAAGGGCCGCACTGGCAGAACTGA
- a CDS encoding tetratricopeptide repeat protein — protein sequence MPDTEPRGRRDAVERLYIFWLASTLLLAVLMIASGILIRGQLTRQESALRSALERVQLAHTRAEMVEERLRNLERIVGQQLLMAPGRAPSEFATLPPTEETDPEDSVTGTPPLAPAEPEASAAPAETELRAQLARIAQPTRSTPADILDVEAANLLIRSTEPHLAYAEWSPEVCGQLAAVAQLIGRERAARAFAQRASAGGDLLVEYSAARIRALLARRQVQEAFTTTLQLVERADGLPIVDALLAVGLYVTDEPATADEVLVALVPRLPELPAYDRLLLGRVAAGLERWRVLDAALAGLDNIGGPLAPEHSFLTALALAHQGRTVEALAILDGLLEETPARGSVDPVWPWPRPDRYDIELWRGVTLTTARQFDTARAALEQIARNDPGRPEAHYQLGLLEARNGQPQLARMHLRNALAGAAEFAPAWEMLATLDIAEGQIAPALDSLQRALEINSRRARAYFLAAIAHAKVTQPNAAIDALREALRLAPEYLNEARQTDVLTRLIPPAEMETLLEGGAYLLEPAEDAPETAPAVPDAPPPGTE from the coding sequence ATGCCGGATACAGAACCGCGCGGACGCCGCGATGCCGTCGAACGACTGTACATTTTCTGGCTCGCAAGCACGCTGCTGCTCGCCGTCCTCATGATCGCCAGCGGCATTCTGATTCGTGGACAGCTTACGCGCCAGGAGTCGGCGCTGCGGAGCGCGCTGGAACGGGTTCAGCTCGCCCACACCCGCGCGGAAATGGTCGAGGAGCGACTGCGCAACCTCGAACGCATTGTCGGGCAGCAGCTCCTCATGGCGCCGGGGCGCGCCCCGAGCGAATTCGCGACCCTGCCCCCCACGGAAGAAACGGACCCGGAGGATTCGGTCACCGGCACGCCACCGCTCGCCCCGGCCGAACCTGAGGCCTCTGCCGCTCCCGCCGAAACAGAGCTGCGCGCCCAACTTGCCCGCATCGCCCAACCCACCCGGAGCACACCGGCGGACATCCTCGATGTCGAAGCTGCCAATCTCCTCATCCGCTCAACCGAACCACACCTGGCGTACGCCGAGTGGTCGCCTGAGGTTTGCGGGCAACTTGCAGCGGTGGCGCAGCTCATCGGCCGTGAACGTGCTGCGCGGGCCTTCGCGCAACGGGCGTCCGCGGGCGGCGATCTCCTCGTCGAGTACTCGGCGGCGCGCATCCGGGCCCTGCTGGCGCGGCGCCAGGTGCAGGAAGCGTTTACCACGACCCTGCAACTGGTTGAGCGTGCCGACGGCCTGCCGATTGTCGATGCCCTGCTCGCAGTCGGGCTGTATGTGACCGATGAACCCGCCACCGCCGATGAGGTGCTCGTGGCGCTCGTGCCGCGACTGCCGGAACTGCCGGCCTACGATCGCCTGCTGCTCGGACGCGTGGCCGCGGGACTGGAGCGTTGGCGGGTCCTCGATGCGGCACTCGCGGGGCTCGACAACATCGGCGGTCCGCTGGCGCCGGAGCACAGCTTTCTGACCGCCCTTGCTCTGGCTCACCAGGGCCGCACCGTCGAGGCCCTCGCGATCCTTGATGGGCTGCTGGAAGAGACGCCGGCACGCGGAAGCGTGGACCCGGTCTGGCCTTGGCCGCGCCCCGACCGCTACGACATCGAGCTGTGGCGCGGCGTGACGCTCACCACGGCGCGGCAGTTCGATACCGCCCGCGCCGCCCTCGAGCAAATCGCGCGCAACGATCCCGGGAGGCCGGAAGCGCATTACCAACTGGGACTGCTGGAGGCGCGAAACGGCCAGCCCCAACTGGCCCGCATGCATCTGCGCAATGCCCTGGCGGGCGCGGCGGAGTTCGCCCCAGCGTGGGAGATGCTGGCAACACTGGACATCGCCGAGGGGCAGATCGCCCCGGCGCTCGATTCGCTGCAACGGGCCTTGGAGATCAACTCCCGACGTGCCCGGGCCTATTTCCTCGCCGCGATCGCGCATGCGAAAGTCACGCAGCCGAATGCGGCCATCGATGCCCTGCGGGAGGCACTGCGGTTGGCCCCGGAGTACCTGAACGAGGCGCGCCAGACCGATGTGCTCACGCGGCTGATCCCGCCCGCGGAGATGGAGACCTTGCTCGAGGGCGGTGCCTATCTACTTGAGCCGGCCGAAGACGCACCGGAAACTGCGCCAGCGGTGCCGGACGCTCCGCCACCCGGCACGGAATAG